The Flavobacterium sp. HJ-32-4 genome contains a region encoding:
- a CDS encoding Ku protein → MKAIWKGNISFGLVSIPIRLFSGSVSHRIDLDMIRKKDKCEIQYVRVCKKDGKEVAWDDIAKGYKRDDGDYIIIDEKDFAKALPEKTQRIDIFEFVLEKDIPSQYLEKPYIVEPAKEARKTYALLREALRKSGKAGLAKYVIRSTEHLGILKVEDDAILLIQMRFDQDLRDPAEANIPGEMKLEKKELDMALSIVDQMTGDFEPEKYKDTYKEELLKIIRRKEKEKPGKKAVSADAEEKPKATRGASDDLLEQLKASLEAIKN, encoded by the coding sequence ATGAAAGCAATCTGGAAAGGGAACATCAGTTTCGGACTCGTCAGCATCCCCATTCGCCTTTTTAGCGGCTCAGTGTCGCACCGGATCGATCTCGACATGATACGCAAGAAAGACAAATGCGAGATCCAATATGTCAGGGTCTGTAAGAAAGACGGTAAGGAAGTCGCCTGGGACGACATCGCCAAAGGCTACAAACGCGACGACGGCGATTATATCATCATCGACGAAAAAGACTTCGCGAAAGCACTTCCCGAAAAAACGCAACGCATCGACATCTTTGAATTTGTCTTAGAGAAAGACATCCCGTCACAATACCTCGAAAAGCCGTACATCGTTGAACCGGCCAAAGAAGCGCGCAAAACCTATGCCCTGCTGCGGGAGGCGTTGCGAAAATCAGGAAAGGCCGGACTCGCGAAATATGTGATTAGAAGCACCGAGCACCTCGGTATCCTCAAAGTAGAAGACGACGCCATCCTGCTGATACAGATGCGTTTCGACCAAGACCTTCGCGATCCGGCGGAGGCCAATATTCCCGGCGAAATGAAACTCGAAAAGAAGGAACTCGATATGGCCTTATCCATCGTCGACCAGATGACAGGTGACTTTGAGCCGGAAAAGTACAAGGACACGTACAAGGAGGAATTGCTGAAAATCATCCGCCGGAAAGAAAAGGAAAAACCGGGCAAGAAGGCCGTGAGCGCCGATGCGGAAGAAAAGCCCAAAGCCACGCGCGGCGCTTCCGACGATTTACTCGAACAGTTGAAAGCCAGTTTGGAAGCGATTAAGAACTAA
- a CDS encoding metallophosphoesterase has translation MSVRRLLLLALFVSLFASCATKKVQYGKRDYTVNSDTLAKSKLVHTFFLTGNAGAVDSVSVSGAWSLFRKRLAAASSKSILLFLGDNVNPKATERFTQNEIDAQIGLARSFRGRTIFLPGDGDWERGGKDALLREARYITERLGKGSFLPEKGCPIQEVAVNDNTTLLLIDSQWYLQNWDENPSLNDDCDLKTRDDFLENLEARLEENQHRLVIVAMHHPLMSNGVNGGQYSWQQQLFPFDATIPLPVVGSAFNLVRSASGTNPGDLRNRSYTAFIRRITTLLQGQPNVVVVSGHERNLQYLERNGLQQIISGALSQTEAARAIWHEDFSYGGTGYATLQVYEKGESVVTYYALRNGKEEVLYRHLVTPVRTEIQPKTFSRQFPKYTKAAIYTPKETTKSGFHSFLWGKHYRGLYSRPVNARTVILDTLYGGLRPVELSGGEQSRALKLEGRNGRLYSMRALRKPPARFLQKTAFRDVYIANDLEETYVADFMMDFYTSSHPYAALVVDDLAAAIGVAYSNPRLYYVPRQPALGEFNETFGDELYLIEERADDGFEKLASFGKPDALVSTEEVLANIRKDNRHRIDENAYIRARLFDMLLGDWDRQQAQWRWGAYNIKGQVVYKPIPRDRDQVFPKYGGALLPLVLSTPPLRHMKTFRDDIHNVKWLNAEAYTLDLALITRASAEDWLMQADYIDKNLTDKTIQDAFRNLPPEMQDGSAREIQKRLKSRRDKLRRHALEYYRVLRRTVPIVGTEKRDRFVVTRQTDGATEVVVYYETKKGWEERVRHTYPRKETREIWLYGLGGEDVFEVNDGGKPGAKVRLVGGSEDDTYHIQNGRRVLVYDSPTPETAIETDGRARLSMTHDYDLNRYDYRRPKYSYMGKLPYLGYNPDDGVKIGARLALTVNGFYRNPFSQRHIVRGNYYFATKGYEVMYNGEFPSRLRKWRFGLDARYSSPVFSFNFFGYGNETVDPRKSEGLDYNRVKSQSISVVPGLTYTADNGFFVYGQALYESYAVQATEGRFISTGLVRSDVFSQQQFAGLAVGYGFRNYDSEALPTLGLAFLAEAGWKVNLEDTRRQVPHATLSLSITHKLVPDGRLVAASQAKARFLFSDDYEFYQMATIGGDYDVRAFRAQRFSGKQSFFQSTDLRYEIGKIRRSVLPLRYGVLGGFDYGRVWLPGEVSDTWHTSYGGGLWLTGIDIVTAKVSYFMSPEGGRVSFGLGFGF, from the coding sequence ATGTCTGTACGACGCCTCCTTCTTCTTGCCCTTTTTGTCAGTCTCTTCGCGTCCTGTGCCACCAAAAAGGTACAGTACGGAAAGCGCGACTACACCGTCAACAGCGACACACTCGCCAAATCGAAATTGGTGCATACCTTTTTTCTGACCGGAAATGCCGGAGCGGTTGACAGCGTATCGGTTTCGGGCGCGTGGAGCCTGTTCCGCAAACGCCTCGCTGCCGCTTCTTCCAAAAGCATCTTGCTGTTTCTCGGCGATAACGTGAATCCAAAGGCTACTGAACGTTTCACTCAAAACGAAATCGACGCGCAAATCGGCCTTGCCCGTTCGTTTCGCGGCCGTACCATTTTCCTACCGGGCGATGGCGATTGGGAAAGGGGAGGGAAGGACGCACTCCTGCGCGAGGCCCGTTACATCACCGAACGACTCGGTAAAGGCAGTTTCCTTCCTGAAAAGGGCTGTCCGATACAGGAGGTGGCAGTGAACGATAACACTACCCTGTTACTGATCGATTCACAATGGTACCTGCAGAACTGGGACGAGAATCCTTCGCTGAACGATGACTGCGACCTCAAAACGCGCGACGATTTTCTCGAAAACCTCGAAGCGCGTCTCGAAGAAAACCAGCATCGTCTGGTGATCGTCGCCATGCACCATCCGTTGATGAGTAATGGTGTAAATGGCGGGCAGTATTCATGGCAACAACAACTCTTTCCCTTCGACGCAACTATTCCGCTTCCGGTAGTGGGCAGTGCGTTCAACCTGGTGCGCAGTGCGTCGGGCACGAATCCGGGTGACTTACGCAATCGCTCCTACACGGCGTTTATCCGTCGCATTACCACCTTATTGCAGGGACAGCCCAATGTGGTGGTGGTGTCGGGTCATGAACGCAACCTGCAATACCTGGAGCGCAATGGCCTGCAGCAAATCATCAGTGGCGCCCTCTCCCAAACCGAAGCCGCGCGGGCCATCTGGCACGAGGATTTCTCGTATGGAGGTACGGGCTACGCGACCCTGCAGGTCTATGAGAAAGGCGAAAGCGTGGTAACCTATTACGCCCTTCGGAACGGAAAAGAAGAGGTGTTATACCGCCATTTGGTGACACCGGTGCGGACGGAGATCCAACCGAAGACGTTCTCCCGTCAATTTCCGAAATACACCAAGGCCGCGATTTATACACCGAAAGAGACGACAAAAAGTGGCTTCCATTCCTTTTTATGGGGGAAGCATTATCGCGGACTCTATTCGCGCCCGGTAAATGCACGTACAGTTATACTCGACACGTTATACGGTGGTTTACGTCCGGTAGAGTTATCGGGCGGCGAGCAGTCGCGGGCATTGAAGCTCGAAGGACGTAACGGCAGACTGTATTCAATGCGGGCGTTGCGGAAACCGCCCGCGCGTTTCCTGCAGAAGACGGCGTTTCGCGATGTCTATATTGCCAATGACCTGGAGGAGACGTATGTGGCCGATTTCATGATGGATTTTTATACCTCGTCGCATCCTTACGCCGCACTGGTGGTGGATGACCTTGCGGCGGCCATCGGCGTGGCCTACAGTAATCCGCGGTTGTATTATGTGCCGCGCCAGCCTGCGTTGGGCGAATTCAATGAAACATTTGGCGATGAACTCTACCTGATCGAAGAGCGGGCGGACGATGGTTTCGAGAAACTGGCCAGTTTCGGAAAGCCGGATGCGTTGGTGAGTACGGAAGAAGTGTTGGCGAACATCCGCAAAGACAACCGACACCGCATTGACGAGAACGCCTACATCCGCGCGCGGCTTTTCGACATGCTGTTGGGCGACTGGGACCGTCAGCAAGCCCAATGGCGTTGGGGCGCTTACAACATAAAAGGCCAGGTCGTCTACAAGCCCATCCCGCGCGACCGCGACCAGGTGTTCCCGAAATACGGAGGGGCGTTGCTGCCGCTGGTGTTGAGTACGCCGCCGTTGCGCCACATGAAGACCTTTCGCGATGACATCCACAATGTAAAATGGCTCAATGCGGAAGCCTATACGCTTGACCTGGCGCTGATCACCCGGGCGTCGGCGGAGGATTGGCTTATGCAGGCGGATTACATCGACAAAAACCTGACCGATAAGACGATACAGGACGCATTCCGCAATCTTCCCCCGGAAATGCAGGACGGCTCGGCACGTGAAATCCAGAAACGATTGAAAAGCCGCCGGGACAAACTGCGTCGGCATGCCCTTGAATATTACCGCGTATTGCGCCGTACCGTCCCGATCGTAGGAACGGAAAAACGCGACCGATTCGTGGTGACACGCCAAACCGACGGCGCGACAGAGGTAGTCGTGTATTACGAAACGAAAAAAGGATGGGAAGAACGCGTGCGGCACACCTATCCACGAAAGGAAACCCGCGAAATCTGGCTGTATGGACTTGGAGGCGAGGATGTCTTCGAAGTGAACGACGGAGGAAAACCAGGCGCAAAGGTGCGGCTTGTGGGCGGCAGTGAAGACGACACCTACCACATCCAGAACGGACGCCGGGTTTTGGTCTATGATTCGCCCACGCCGGAAACGGCGATCGAAACGGATGGTCGCGCACGGCTGTCGATGACACATGACTACGATTTGAACCGCTATGATTACCGTCGGCCGAAATACAGTTATATGGGAAAACTGCCGTATCTGGGTTACAACCCGGATGATGGCGTCAAGATAGGGGCACGGTTGGCGTTGACGGTGAATGGCTTCTACCGAAATCCGTTTTCGCAGCGGCACATCGTGCGGGGTAACTACTATTTCGCTACCAAAGGATATGAAGTGATGTACAACGGGGAATTCCCCAGCCGCTTACGTAAGTGGCGTTTCGGGCTCGATGCGCGCTACTCCTCGCCGGTTTTCAGTTTTAATTTCTTTGGGTACGGCAACGAAACTGTTGATCCCAGAAAGTCGGAAGGACTCGACTACAACCGCGTGAAAAGCCAGTCCATTTCAGTGGTACCCGGTCTTACGTATACAGCAGATAACGGTTTTTTCGTGTACGGACAGGCGCTGTATGAATCGTACGCCGTGCAGGCGACAGAAGGGCGTTTTATCTCGACAGGCCTTGTCAGGTCGGACGTGTTCAGCCAACAACAGTTCGCCGGGTTGGCAGTGGGGTATGGTTTCCGGAATTATGACAGTGAGGCGTTGCCTACGCTCGGACTCGCCTTTTTGGCTGAAGCCGGATGGAAGGTGAATCTCGAAGATACGCGTCGCCAGGTGCCCCATGCCACGTTGTCGCTGTCGATTACCCACAAACTGGTACCCGACGGACGGCTCGTAGCCGCTTCGCAGGCGAAAGCCCGCTTCCTGTTCAGCGACGACTATGAGTTCTACCAGATGGCCACTATCGGCGGTGATTATGACGTCAGGGCATTCCGGGCCCAGCGTTTCTCGGGGAAACAGTCGTTTTTCCAGAGTACCGACCTTCGATATGAAATCGGGAAGATCCGCCGCAGCGTGTTGCCGTTGCGCTATGGGGTGTTGGGCGGTTTTGATTACGGCCGGGTGTGGTTGCCGGGCGAAGTATCCGACACCTGGCACACGTCGTATGGCGGTGGACTTTGGCTCACGGGTATCGATATCGTGACGGCGAAAGTATCCTATTTCATGTCACCGGAAGGTGGGCGTGTGTCGTTCGGACTCGGCTTCGGTTTTTAA
- the ychF gene encoding redox-regulated ATPase YchF translates to MKAGIVGLPNVGKSTLFNCLSNAKAQSANFPFCTIEPNVGVVNVPDPRIAKLEELVKPERVVMATVEIVDIAGLVKGASKGEGLGNQFLGNIRECNAIIHVLRCFDNDNIVHVDGNVNPIRDKETIDIELQLKDLETVEKRQEKTKRAAKTGNKEAITEDALLERIREALLQGKSARTVKPKNEEEEELMESFQLITTKPVLYVCNVDEGAAATGNAYVDKVRELVKDEDAEVIVLAVGTEADITELETYEERQMFLEDLGLSEPGASVLIRAAYKLLKQQTYFTAGVKEVRAWTIPIGVTAPKAASVIHTDFEKGFIRAEVIAYEDYVTYGSEAKVKEAGKFRVEGKEYIVKDGDVMHFRFNV, encoded by the coding sequence ATGAAAGCAGGTATCGTCGGGTTGCCGAACGTCGGAAAATCCACTCTCTTCAACTGTTTGTCTAACGCCAAGGCCCAGAGCGCGAACTTTCCGTTCTGTACGATCGAACCTAATGTCGGCGTCGTCAACGTACCCGATCCACGTATCGCGAAGCTCGAAGAACTCGTCAAGCCAGAGCGTGTGGTGATGGCGACGGTTGAGATCGTTGATATCGCCGGACTCGTAAAAGGCGCTTCGAAGGGCGAGGGGTTGGGGAACCAGTTTCTTGGGAATATCCGCGAATGTAATGCGATCATCCACGTACTTCGTTGTTTTGATAACGACAATATCGTGCACGTAGACGGGAACGTGAACCCGATCCGTGACAAGGAAACCATCGATATCGAGTTGCAACTCAAAGACCTTGAGACGGTGGAAAAGCGCCAGGAGAAAACCAAGCGTGCCGCTAAAACCGGTAACAAAGAAGCTATAACGGAGGATGCCCTGCTTGAGCGCATCCGCGAGGCCTTGTTGCAAGGGAAGTCGGCCCGGACGGTGAAACCGAAGAACGAAGAGGAAGAGGAATTGATGGAAAGCTTCCAACTCATCACGACCAAGCCCGTACTCTATGTCTGCAACGTCGACGAAGGGGCTGCTGCCACCGGTAATGCGTATGTAGATAAGGTACGCGAACTGGTGAAGGATGAAGACGCCGAGGTAATTGTTTTGGCGGTAGGAACGGAAGCCGATATCACCGAACTGGAAACCTACGAAGAGCGGCAGATGTTCCTGGAAGACCTCGGTCTGAGCGAGCCGGGTGCCTCCGTGTTGATCCGGGCGGCTTATAAACTTCTGAAACAACAAACTTACTTCACTGCAGGCGTCAAGGAAGTCCGTGCCTGGACCATCCCAATTGGCGTTACGGCCCCTAAAGCCGCGAGTGTCATCCATACCGATTTTGAAAAAGGGTTTATCCGTGCGGAAGTCATCGCGTATGAAGACTACGTAACGTATGGGTCGGAAGCCAAGGTCAAGGAAGCCGGTAAGTTCCGTGTGGAAGGCAAAGAATACATCGTAAAAGACGGCGACGTGATGCACTTCCGCTTCAACGTCTAA
- a CDS encoding transglutaminase domain-containing protein, translating to MKRLLGWLCIALLFLSWGSNAQDYQKVDKTIQSYPISFASPTALAQRLSADFKTEPERVRGLFTWMATHIDYDMPLYREIARGGKVAFWYKSENDRKAQERRFTADLAVKTLRSHKAVCQGYTALFRTVCNELGIDCIDISGTAKSTLSQIGRLPAKSNHVWNAVRIEGVWQLVDVTWAAGNVNEKGQFVRRFNPAYFCTPPERFFLNHFPEDTRLASTVPSPNEFARLPLYYSTYLQSECELVSPTAGCLATDRPVRIPFRFNGLPDDAVLGYCFNGDRYLNRVEVSREGDATYFEVPLQPGQKGYLTVFLNNRSLVAYRVGN from the coding sequence ATGAAGAGGCTATTAGGATGGCTATGCATCGCCCTCCTTTTCCTGTCGTGGGGATCGAACGCACAGGACTACCAAAAAGTAGACAAAACGATCCAATCCTATCCCATTTCTTTTGCCTCCCCGACGGCATTGGCGCAGCGACTTTCGGCTGATTTCAAAACCGAACCCGAGCGCGTCCGCGGCCTATTCACCTGGATGGCGACCCATATCGACTATGACATGCCGCTGTATCGCGAGATTGCCCGCGGCGGAAAAGTAGCCTTCTGGTATAAGTCGGAAAACGACCGGAAGGCGCAGGAGCGCAGGTTCACGGCGGACCTGGCGGTGAAAACACTTCGGAGCCACAAGGCCGTCTGCCAGGGCTATACCGCGCTGTTTCGGACCGTATGCAACGAGTTGGGTATCGACTGTATCGACATTTCCGGAACCGCTAAAAGTACCCTGTCACAAATTGGCCGTTTGCCTGCGAAAAGCAACCACGTGTGGAATGCCGTCAGAATCGAAGGGGTTTGGCAGTTGGTGGATGTGACCTGGGCGGCGGGTAATGTCAATGAGAAAGGGCAATTCGTGCGTCGGTTCAACCCGGCGTATTTCTGCACACCGCCCGAGCGTTTTTTCCTTAACCATTTCCCTGAGGATACCCGGTTGGCGTCAACGGTTCCGTCACCCAACGAGTTTGCCCGCCTGCCTTTGTATTACAGCACCTATCTGCAGTCGGAATGCGAGCTGGTATCACCTACAGCAGGGTGCCTGGCAACGGATCGACCAGTACGTATTCCGTTTCGGTTCAACGGATTACCCGACGACGCGGTGTTGGGGTATTGCTTCAATGGCGACCGCTACCTGAACCGGGTGGAGGTATCCCGCGAGGGCGATGCCACCTATTTCGAGGTGCCGTTACAACCGGGGCAGAAGGGTTATTTGACGGTGTTTTTGAATAACCGGTCGTTGGTGGCGTATAGGGTTGGGAATTAG
- a CDS encoding T9SS type A sorting domain-containing protein, which produces MRKFYPFFLLFVVVAQAQIVTILDPVFKSALVNTPVGRDLDGNSVVVDTNGDGEIQVLEAQAIYALYLSGLTMNNMTGIKSFSNLQYLQVSNGSLGTLNVSNMTSLIGIDCADLGLTSLNVAGTTSLEQLDCSGNQLTSLTISSSPALVDLVCDHNQLVSLSVFNAPVLGMLNANNNNLTSLTLSGVTVLEAISLSYNQLTTLDLSQVPNLNNLQANYNQLVSITFPSNASNLYWVEVAHNQLASLSTPGSAHQLGLLDCSYNQLVSLYVPNGETLLQVKCHHNQLASLSIPVPELWRLDCSYNQLTSLSLAAGLEMDLLKCDHNAFVYFPQWTNSSINHLDCSFNALTNLDVSWIQNLITLDCSNNSLTSIDLGSHAYGAINCSNNLFPYLDVLSLPEVGTLDCSNNQLAYLMANTQIGSVSLAGNPNLAYVCAHPDKVLYFQTLLEELSYAAEVNSYCVYAPGDFHLIEGTQRFDSAMDGCTEADVPFPNLNFTISNGQTSATLISDENGHFSISVPVGTHTLTPSFAHPYFTISPASTTITFPDAGTIANPSFCIAPLGVHHDLRVSLLPLGAAVPGFDASYRIKVLNQGNQVENGTLVMAFDESTLDYVSSVPAGLAAEGSLEWAITGLLPLTSVEFTVVLNLNSPVENPSLDLGDVLSFGLTASNSGEETPDDNFAVLNQDVVNAVDPNDKTCLEGDAIAPEMAGNYLHYLIRFENNGNYPAINVRVEDVIDPDKFDIASLEPLDGSHAFTTRITGNKVEFIFNNIMLPFDDANNDGWVLFRIKTKPTLVLGDSVSNTAGIYFNFNPPVITNTATTTFATMGVDSHFDSSFRVWPNPANDVVNMESKRGEAITSVSVYNTLGQELLREKGSDLRNVNVSGLAAGTYVITVTTDKSKSSTQLIKK; this is translated from the coding sequence ATGAGAAAATTTTACCCCTTTTTTTTATTGTTTGTTGTCGTAGCGCAGGCGCAAATTGTGACTATTCTTGACCCCGTATTTAAGTCGGCGCTCGTCAACACGCCGGTTGGGCGGGATCTCGATGGTAATTCCGTGGTAGTGGATACAAATGGCGACGGCGAAATACAGGTGTTGGAGGCCCAGGCCATTTATGCCTTATATCTTTCGGGTTTGACAATGAACAATATGACGGGTATCAAGTCATTTTCCAATCTCCAATACCTTCAAGTTTCGAACGGCAGTCTTGGTACACTGAATGTTAGCAACATGACGTCGTTGATAGGTATCGATTGCGCTGATTTGGGCCTTACCTCGCTTAATGTCGCCGGTACTACAAGTCTTGAACAACTTGATTGTAGCGGCAACCAGCTTACTTCCCTGACGATATCCTCATCTCCGGCGCTAGTCGACTTAGTTTGCGACCACAACCAGCTCGTCTCGTTGTCGGTCTTTAATGCGCCGGTTTTGGGTATGCTGAATGCAAATAACAACAACCTGACCTCTTTGACGCTGAGCGGGGTGACCGTTCTTGAGGCGATTTCCCTTTCCTATAACCAGCTCACTACGCTTGACCTGTCGCAGGTGCCGAATCTGAACAATCTGCAAGCGAATTACAACCAGTTGGTTTCGATCACCTTTCCCAGCAATGCCTCAAACCTGTATTGGGTTGAGGTCGCCCATAACCAACTCGCTTCGTTGTCAACGCCGGGTTCTGCCCATCAGTTGGGCCTGTTAGATTGTTCTTACAACCAATTGGTGTCATTATATGTGCCGAACGGAGAGACTTTATTACAGGTGAAATGCCATCACAACCAATTGGCGTCCCTTTCGATACCCGTTCCGGAGCTCTGGCGCCTCGACTGCAGTTACAACCAGTTGACATCACTTTCGCTGGCGGCCGGTCTCGAGATGGATCTTCTGAAGTGTGACCACAATGCATTTGTTTATTTTCCACAATGGACCAACAGCAGTATTAACCATCTGGACTGTTCGTTTAACGCGCTTACCAACCTGGATGTATCGTGGATTCAAAACCTGATTACCCTCGATTGCAGCAATAACTCCTTGACATCGATAGATTTAGGTAGCCATGCGTATGGTGCGATAAATTGCTCGAACAATCTGTTTCCCTATCTGGATGTGCTAAGCCTTCCCGAAGTTGGGACGTTGGATTGCAGCAATAACCAACTTGCCTATCTTATGGCCAACACCCAGATCGGAAGCGTTTCTCTCGCGGGTAATCCTAATCTGGCGTATGTTTGTGCGCATCCTGACAAGGTGCTTTATTTCCAGACCTTATTGGAAGAACTGTCGTATGCTGCGGAAGTTAATTCGTATTGTGTGTATGCACCCGGGGACTTTCATCTTATAGAGGGCACCCAGCGGTTTGACAGCGCGATGGATGGCTGTACGGAAGCTGATGTACCCTTCCCCAATCTGAATTTTACCATCTCAAATGGGCAGACCAGCGCGACGTTGATTTCGGATGAAAACGGGCATTTCTCGATTTCGGTTCCTGTCGGCACCCATACACTGACACCGTCTTTCGCCCATCCTTATTTTACCATTTCGCCTGCGAGCACCACCATTACCTTTCCCGACGCAGGCACCATCGCCAATCCCTCTTTTTGTATCGCGCCCTTAGGCGTGCATCATGACCTGCGCGTGAGCCTACTTCCGCTGGGCGCTGCCGTGCCTGGTTTTGACGCCTCTTACAGGATAAAAGTGCTGAACCAGGGCAACCAGGTTGAGAATGGTACACTGGTGATGGCGTTTGATGAATCGACGCTTGACTATGTGTCATCGGTGCCTGCAGGCCTGGCTGCTGAAGGGTCATTAGAGTGGGCTATTACGGGACTTCTTCCGCTGACGTCGGTAGAATTCACGGTTGTCCTGAACTTAAATTCACCCGTTGAAAACCCGTCCCTTGATTTGGGAGATGTTCTTTCGTTTGGGCTTACCGCCAGTAATTCAGGTGAAGAGACGCCCGACGACAACTTCGCCGTGTTGAACCAGGACGTCGTGAACGCCGTCGATCCGAATGATAAAACCTGTCTCGAAGGCGATGCTATCGCACCCGAAATGGCCGGAAACTACCTGCATTATCTTATTCGTTTCGAGAACAATGGCAATTATCCGGCCATCAACGTTCGGGTGGAGGATGTGATTGACCCCGACAAATTTGATATCGCGTCGCTGGAACCGCTCGACGGCAGCCATGCCTTTACCACCCGTATCACCGGCAACAAAGTGGAATTCATCTTCAACAACATCATGTTACCGTTCGATGATGCCAACAACGACGGATGGGTGCTGTTCCGTATCAAAACCAAACCGACGTTGGTGCTGGGCGACAGCGTGAGCAACACGGCAGGCATCTATTTCAATTTTAATCCACCGGTGATCACCAATACGGCGACGACAACCTTCGCGACGATGGGTGTTGATTCCCATTTCGATAGTTCGTTTCGTGTTTGGCCAAACCCGGCAAATGATGTTGTGAATATGGAATCAAAAAGGGGAGAGGCGATTACGTCTGTATCCGTATATAATACGCTTGGACAGGAGTTGCTTAGAGAAAAAGGAAGTGATTTGCGCAATGTGAATGTATCCGGCCTTGCAGCGGGTACGTACGTGATCACCGTTACCACAGATAAATCGAAATCCTCGACGCAGTTGATTAAAAAGTAA